A single Phragmites australis chromosome 4, lpPhrAust1.1, whole genome shotgun sequence DNA region contains:
- the LOC133915426 gene encoding MADS-box transcription factor 14-like, with product MGRGKVQLKRIENKINRQVTFSKRRSGLLKKAHEISVLCDAEVALIIFSTKGKLCEYATDSCMDKILERYERYSYAEKVLISAESETQGNWCHEYKKLKAKVETIQKCQKHLMGEDLETLNLKELQQLEQQLESSLKHIRSRKSQLMLESISELQRKERSLQEENKALQKELAEKHKVHRQQVQWDQAQQQQSSSSSSSFMMREAPPTNISPYPAAAGGRVEGAAVQPQVRIGLPPWMLSHLSN from the exons ATGGGGCGCGGGAAGGTGCAGCTGAAGCGGATCGAGAACAAGATCAACCGGCAGGTGACCTTCTCCAAGCGCCGATCGGGGCTGCTCAAGAAGGCGCACGAGATCTCCGTGCTCTGCGACGCCGAGGTCGCgctcatcatcttctccaccAAGGGCAAGCTCTGCGAGTACGCCACCGACTCATG TATGGACAAAATTCTTGAACGGTATGAGCGCTACTCCTATGCAGAAAAAGTTCTCATTTCAGCCGAATCTGAAACTCAG GGCAACTGGTGCCACGAATATAAAAAACTAAAGGCGAAGGTCGAGACAATACAGAAATGTCAAAA GCACCTCATGGGAGAGGATCTTGAAACTTTGAATCTCAAGGAGCTTCAGCAACTAGAGCAGCAGCTGGAAAGTTCACTGAAACATATCAGATCCAGAAAG AGCCAGCTTATGCTCGAGTCCATTTCAGAGCTTCAACGGAAG GAGAGGTCACTGCAGGAGGAGAACAAGGCTCTGCAGAAGGAG CTTGCGGAGAAGCACAAGGTCCATAGACAGCAAGTGCAGTGGGACCAAGCTCAACAACAACAGTCCAGTTCGTCTTCCTCGTCCTTCATGATGAGAGAAGCTCCCCCAACAAATATCAG TCCTTACCCCGCGGCAGCAGGCGGCAGGGTGGAAGGAGCAGCAGTGCAGCCGCAGGTTCGCATCGGTCTGCCACCATGGATGCTTAGCCACCTCAGCAACTGA